acacacacacactattttggAGCACACAAATTGATGCAAAAACAGGTAAATGAAAAGGAACAGGTAGACTTCAATTTAGTTGCAGGTAGGGACTCCAGTATCTCACTTTCAGGAGCGGGCAGATTGTGCAGACATAAAGTCAAAAGAGAAAGAGCATAGCCACACTGAAACCTAGCACAAATGTGCCTGACACATGTCTAAAAGCATTCCACCTAATATCTTCAGAATACAGTGCATCCTGAAGGATAAATAATGTGAGTCCACATTAGCAATGTTTTtgacatgtgtgtgtagtatgtagaCATAACATATGTACACATTATGCGCATGAATTCAGTACCCCGTGTGCACACCTGCAGAGGACCTGGCATCCTTCCTTGTCactcttccactttgtttccttGAACCAGGAGCTGCTGTTTTTATTTGGTTGGACTGGCTGACGATTGACCGTCAATCCCTAGCTGGCGATGAAACAGCTAATAAACAGTTCTTCTCAAACTGTCAATTCTGTCAGCTACAaacataatgaaagaaaaaacagcTAAAAGAGATTCTAGAAATTGAATTTTCCAAGCCAGGCTCCACCCATGCCGGCCTCCACGGTACCTTGAGCGTGGAAAAGCCCCTGGTGACCACACGGGGGCGACAGGCAGCGCCAGGTGCTCCGGGCGGTgtccagcagggggcgctgcaggCGACGGAGGCCAAGGCTCGACCGGAAGCCAGGTTGGAGGCGTCCCGGCAGCCCTCGCTGACTCCTTCCGCTTCCGGCGCCGCCGCTGGAAGCCCAGTCCGCTGTGTCAGTGGTCGCCGCCGCCGTCATGCCGCTGGAGAACCTGGAGGAGGAGGGTCTGCCCAAGAACCCCGACCTGCGCATCGCGCAGCTGCGCTTCCTGCTCAGCCTGCCGGAGCACCGCGGCGACGCGGCGGTGCGCGAGGAGCTGATGGCCGCCGTCCGCGACAACAGTGAGGCCCGCGGCCGAGCCGGGCCGGGGTGGGGGCGCTCGGAGCGTGCGGCTCCGCGAGGAGAGGCGCCTCGGGGACCCGCCTTGCTCCGCGGGGTCGGCCCCCCGGGGATGCTTCCCCGCAGGGAGGCGGGAAGGGACCGTTCCCGAGGGGCTCGGCAGGGGCCCGGCCCGGTGACTTCGGGTGGCAGCGAAAGGCGCTGGCGGTGCCCATGCCCGAGATGGGTCTGAATGCAGAAACACGCCCCTTTCCCCGACTTGACTCCCGGGAGACTGCCCGAGGAGGGGTGCCTTCGCCGCAGCGGCTCCTGCAGAGGTCGGCCCCGCTAGGGTTAGCCGTCGAGCCGACCTGCCACCTGCAGGACTCGGCTGAGCGCTCGCGGTGGTCCAGGGGAAGGGGTGGGAGGCGGGAGGGGCGGTTCAGAGAGCGGGCTCTCTTTGCCTTTCAGACATGGCTCCTTACTACGAAGCCTTGTGCAAGTCGCTGGACTGGCAGATGGACATGGACCTGCTCAGTAAGATGAAGAAGGCAAATGAACAGGAGTTGAAACGTCTGGATGAGGAGCTGGAAGACGCCGAGAAAAACTTGGGGGAGAGTGAAATTCGAGACGCGATGATGACCAAGGCGGAGTACCTGTGTAGAATAGGTGACAAGGTGAGACGGTTGTCCCTGTCTGGAGATAGTGAGGTCTGGAGTTGGGCACTATTCCAGATGAATAGTATCTCGCCCGAGATGACTTCTTTAAAAGTAGAAAAGTAAATAATCATGCTTATTTGAACTAGAGCCAAGACAGAGGCGTCTTACAAAATAGGAGCCGTGCAGTACCCTGTTTCTTGCTCTAAAGAATGGCTAGGTGTTCACTGTTTTCTCACACGGTTGAGAAACTGTGggtgcatttaaaattttaacactggatttattttttggtggtatTGAAACAGTAAATATTGGATCTgtttgatctttctttttttccatgcaCCCCCAGAGACAACCTTCTTAGTTCTTTTGCTGTGTGTAGATGAAAACAGGTAGTGAAGAGTTGTTGTGTATGTGGGTTACAGTGTGCTGTGGTAGTACTGTTTATCTTTTTCATCTGGCGTTGTATCTGAGAAAACTTAACATCCACAAGACTTGCTCATTTTAGTTAGGTGCTGCCTAACGTCTAGTGTTACGTATCCCATAGTTTGTTTAGTCAGGGGTTAATTGGATATGTTTCAGCTGTTTTGTTGCTGGGAAAACATGATCATGGGTCTCCTTGTGTGTATGAGCTCGTTGTTTCTTTAGAGAACTTACATTGTgaacagtttttattttactatgtgCAACAAGTTCTACATAATAGCAGAATTGGatcttaaaaaaaacttttttttggggggtagggtcttactctggcccaggctgacctagaattcactagtctcaaattcacagcgattctcctgcctctgcctcccatgtgctggggttacatttttatttcatggctggaaaatggttcagcagttaaagtgcttggctgcaaagcctgaagacccagggttcagtttcccagtacccatgtaaagccggatccacaaggtggcccatgtgtctggagcttgtttacagtggctagaggccctcgtgtgcccattctctctctctctctcaaataaattaataaaatattttaaaacagggctggagagatggtttagtggttaaggtgcttgcctgcaaagccagaggacctcagttcaattccccaggacccaagtggcatgttcattctttttgtcccctgcccccatctctctctcaaataaaataaatagtttaaaacaaaaaaaatttagtttaGATGTTAGATGTAATGCTAGTTCAGAGTAGAATGGCATAGTTTTAGTATAGTGTGAGCTTGTGCTGATTAGTCATGATTTCCACCTGAGGTatctgtttccttatctgtaaaataggAATAATAACAGTTTCTACTCAATATTAAAGACAGGGGTGAAGAGTTggcatggagctgggcatggtggtgcatgcctttaatcccagcactctaaaggcagaggtaggatcattgagtttgaggccaccctgagactacatagtgaattccaggtcagcctggactagagtaagaccgtaccttgaactccccccccaaaaaaataaaaaagatagaaaagagtttgaatggggcctggagagatgacttagtggcaaaaggcacttgcttgcagagcctgctggcttgggcttgattccccatccAGTAGCCAtctcaagccagatgcagagtggtgcatgcatgtggagttcatttcacacacacacacacacacacacacacacacacacacacacacactgttcacaaataaatattaaaagaaaagaaatggcagtACCACAAAGCCAGTGCTTAAATGGTAAGCTGTtaagacaagtttttttttttctgatgtaaaTTTGGGACTTGGGCAttgtaaaaatttagaaaatacagaaaaattaaaataatatatgtctGGTTTGAAAGAATAAAGTGCTATATGTGAGAAATTTCAAGGTTTTTGTTCAGGCCTTGAATTTCAGCAAGAACATAGTTAAGAAACATTCTTCCAgaaagaatttttgttgttgttgctttttcataTATGTTTCACTGGCTGTTACTATGTCTTTAATTggcttagtgatttttttttttaaattctctgagCAAATAATTGTCTTTATTTGTTAGTAGAAGTTCCTTTAAGGTGTATTTTTCCGGGATCTTTGGTTCACTTGAGTGGGGACTAGCAGTGCATGTCCACGTGTGGGTGTTAGGATACCTGTTGCTGTCTTGACGGTCTCTCAAATTCATGACACGCAGCTGTTACGTAAGCCAGCCAGTTACGACCCGGAAAATACCATGTATAgacaaattattttacttatgttCTTATAAAGCAACAATCTTTTATTCCCATGATTCCTTAAGATTAAGTTGTatctttatatattcatttgtatTTAATAATCCCTTTACTTAAAATGATTAACAATTTTTGATAAGGTtgctttgaagtagggtctgaaAAACTGACTAATGAAACAGTACTACTTTACAATTATGAGTAAATTATCAGTGCTTTTCTCACATTTTCTAGACTGTTAGTTTATGCTAGGTATTTTTTGTACTGTACACAAGAGGATGGAATCATTTAACAAACCCTTTTGTATTTATCACTCAGCTTCAGTGATCACAGACATACTGTTTTATTTCTACTCCTTCCTGTTTTCCCAAGCATTTTTAAGAATCCAGGAAGCTGGTGGCTTTGGCTACTTGTAAACTTCCCTCACCCTCAGCCTTGAATCTCTTGACAGGAGGGAGCTCTGACAGCCTTTCGCAAGACGTACGATAAGACCGTGGCTCTAGGTCACCGACTCGACATTGTATTCTACCTCCTTAGGATTGGTCTGTTTTACATGGATAATGATCTCATCACACGGAACACAGAAAAGGCCAAAAGGTACTTTTTAGCAGTGGGAATGTGCTGCAAATTATGATGCTACTGATGAGAAGCTGGGAGATAaaagtttgcttgttttgtttacaACTGTTGAGTTTGGTGAAATAATTGACATGCTTATTGAGTAAAGTACtttttattcctattttcttGCGGGTGGGGTCGTAGGTGGTTGAGGCAGGggctcaccctagcccaggctgacctggaacttactctgtagcccaggttggccttaaactcattatgatcctcctactccagcctcccaggtgctgtaaCTTAAAGGTGTGAGTCAGCATGCCTGGCTGTCCTGTTAAGCTTTTGAAAGTTGTTTTCCCCTCTTTTTTGGTGAGGGTGACACTGTCTGTTTCTGTTGACTAGCCTAATAGAAGAAGGAGGAGACTGGGACAGGAGAAACCGCCTgaaagtgtaccagggcctttactGTGTGGCTATTCGTGACTTCAGACAGGCAGCTGAGCTTTTTCTTGACACCGTTTCCACATTCACATCCTATGAGCTTATGGATTATCAAACGTTCGTCACTTACACTGTGTACGTCAGCATGATTGCCTTGGAGAGACCAGATCTCAGGGAAAAGGTAAAGACTGAACTTGTGAAACTGCTCCACACTTCACATGGTCAAATCGTTAAAGCccaggttggttttgttttgattttcgcCAGGTGATTAAAGGAGCAGAGATTCTTGAAGTGCTGCACAGTCTCCCCGCGGTTCGGCAGTATCTGTTCTCGCTCTACGAGTGCCGGTACTCCGCCTTCTTCCAGTCATTAGGTGAGGGCGATGTCTTGGTCTTCTGATCCTGGGTGCAGATAACCAAAGGGAGATTCCCATGTCTGAGCAGCAGAGTGGGTCTTTGATCCCTGTGGCTAACCCATGTTTGTTTAGAGGAAGTGTAACGTTGAGTAGCCCAGGACACATCGTACTTGTGAAGAGGGGAAGGTAGGATGACAAAGGACTCTTACTTTTGCAGTGGAGGTGCATAGAGTGATGGAGCACTTTCCCCATGCATGTCAGTTAAGTGGCTTTGAGAGTTCATATGCTTTACCTCATGGTACATAGGAATAGGATTCTCCTGCATGTGGAGTCACATATGTGCGTGACTGCTTTTGCATATGAGGTGGTATTGCATAATTGCCCTTCTGTTTGAACATGGGGGGATTTCAGTCAGTCGTCACTCAGAGATGAAGCTTTTCATTCTTGCCCTCAGTCAGACTGAACCCCTTGTTCTTGGAGTCGTTATTCTTATGCTCCCTTCAAAAATTGAGATATaaagccgtgcgtggtggcgcacacctttaatcccagcactcgggaggcagaagtaggaggattgccatgagttcgaggccaccctgagactccatattgagttccaggtcagcctgggctagagtgagaccctatctcgaaaaacaaaaaaacaaaattgagatATAAACCGCACACTATAAGAGTGACCATTTAAAGGTACACAAATCTGTTTTAGTATATGTGCAAGGTAAATACAGAATACCTCACCCCATAAGGAAAGCTGTATGTGTGAGCCTTACAGTTCCCCTTCCCTGAAAGCCACTAATCTGCTGTCTCTGAATATTCCGGGCGTTTCACGAAAGTGAGTCATACAGTTGGGCCTTTGTGACTGACACCTTTCGCTTGAGTTAATGCTTTCATAGCTTACCCACCTGTGtaacatttcattttgtttgacCAATGGTAATCCATCGTATGAATTGAACACATTATACATTCATTATAGCTAATTTGTTTAGAGTTGTTTCCATTGTTTTGCTAGTAGCCATATAATGCTGCAACATACACTTGTGAACACATTTTTTGTGAACACGTATTTTCATTTCTTACTCGTATATTCTTAGCGGTGGAAATTCTCGGTTATGGCAACTCGGAGGATCTTCCACTTTTCCAGAGTAGCTGTGCCATCACCATTTGGTATTCCTGCCAGCGATGTGTGAGGGCTCGTTTTCTTCCACCAGTATTTCATGTGTCTTTTTGGTTGTAGGCCGCCTTAGAGACTGTGTGGTGGTATCTGTGATTTTGACATTTGTCTAAAATGACTTGAATGTGTTTCATTTGCTTGGTGCTGTGAACACTTTTTCAAGTTTAGCACATTCTTTTCAAATAGTTCTGGAtgaaagattttgttttattaaatctgtacatttcccaaatattttaaattcagaagaaagaaaaattgagtccttttttttggttgttttgatgGAGGGTTACTTTTTCCTGTCACTTGCCTATACTTACAAGACATGTAGGCCTCATGGGTTTGGGAGAGTATATGTCACATGTTTATAGATTGGTGTGCTTTCAGACTCTTTAGCTGATTAGGAAGTAGAATCCTTTTCCAGATTCTTGTCTGTAGAAATTGAGAGAAAACTGAGCAAGTGAGAGGCATTGTGTCTCACCCTGGCCCCTGGGCCCTGCAACAAGGTTCTTCTAGATATTTGATAGGTTGCATTATATCCTTCTGGGGATTTTGTTCATTTAAATACAAGTAAAAAGTTGTTCTGTGTACCATGAAAATTTCCTAACCCTGCCATCTACAGTAGTAAAAAGGCTTCATTAACC
This genomic interval from Jaculus jaculus isolate mJacJac1 chromosome 16, mJacJac1.mat.Y.cur, whole genome shotgun sequence contains the following:
- the Psmd6 gene encoding 26S proteasome non-ATPase regulatory subunit 6 codes for the protein MPLENLEEEGLPKNPDLRIAQLRFLLSLPEHRGDAAVREELMAAVRDNNMAPYYEALCKSLDWQMDMDLLSKMKKANEQELKRLDEELEDAEKNLGESEIRDAMMTKAEYLCRIGDKEGALTAFRKTYDKTVALGHRLDIVFYLLRIGLFYMDNDLITRNTEKAKSLIEEGGDWDRRNRLKVYQGLYCVAIRDFRQAAELFLDTVSTFTSYELMDYQTFVTYTVYVSMIALERPDLREKVIKGAEILEVLHSLPAVRQYLFSLYECRYSAFFQSLAIVEQEMKKDWLFAPHHRYYVREMRIHAYSQLLESYRSLTLGYMAEAFGVGVEFIDQELSRFIAAGRLHCKIDKVNEIVETNRPDSKNWQYQETIKKGDLLLNRVQKLSRVINM